The following are from one region of the Klebsiella aerogenes genome:
- a CDS encoding gamma carbonic anhydrase family protein codes for MSNHLRPYKDLFPQIGLRVMVDPSSVVIGDVRIADDVSIWPLVAIRGDVNYVTIGARSNIQDASVLHVTHKSSYNPQGNPLIIGEDVTVGHKVMLHGCTIGDRILVGMGSILLDGVIVEDDVMIGAGSLVPQNKRLESGYLYFGNPVKQIRPLTEAEYAGLKYSANNYVKWKDDYLDQDNQTQP; via the coding sequence ATGTCCAATCATTTACGTCCTTATAAAGATTTATTCCCACAAATCGGCCTGCGAGTGATGGTGGATCCCAGTAGCGTGGTGATCGGCGACGTCAGAATTGCCGACGATGTGAGCATTTGGCCACTGGTCGCTATTCGAGGCGATGTGAACTATGTAACGATCGGCGCCCGTTCTAATATTCAGGACGCCAGCGTACTGCATGTTACACATAAGTCTTCTTATAACCCGCAGGGTAATCCGCTGATTATCGGAGAAGATGTCACTGTCGGGCATAAAGTCATGTTGCACGGCTGCACTATTGGCGATCGCATACTGGTGGGAATGGGTTCAATCCTGCTGGACGGCGTCATTGTCGAGGATGATGTCATGATCGGCGCTGGCAGCCTGGTACCGCAAAACAAGCGTCTGGAAAGCGGATATCTCTACTTTGGCAATCCGGTAAAACAGATTCGCCCCCTGACGGAGGCGGAATATGCGGGGCTGAAGTACTCAGCTAACAACTATGTGAAATGGAAAGACGATTATCTGGATCAGGATAACCAAACCCAACCTTGA
- a CDS encoding DUF1488 domain-containing protein has translation MNQAIQFPDREEWSAERQCVAFPALVNGMQLTCAIRGETLQQRFGGDEPAQWLAAFSEHRWDLEDEAEALIRDQQEDPQGWVWLS, from the coding sequence GTGAATCAGGCGATTCAATTCCCGGATAGAGAAGAGTGGAGCGCCGAGCGCCAGTGTGTGGCTTTCCCTGCACTGGTTAACGGTATGCAGCTCACTTGCGCTATTCGGGGCGAGACACTGCAACAGCGATTTGGCGGTGATGAGCCAGCACAGTGGCTGGCTGCATTTAGTGAACACCGCTGGGATCTGGAGGACGAAGCGGAAGCGTTGATCCGCGACCAGCAAGAAGATCCTCAAGGTTGGGTTTGGTTATCCTGA